The Streptomyces sp. CC0208 genome window below encodes:
- a CDS encoding RNA polymerase sigma factor has protein sequence MLGDDAELTAAVLAAQDGDETAFRTVYRAVHPRLLGYVRTLVGDPDAEDVASEAWLQIARDLDRFDGDADRFRGWAARIARNRALDHIRMRGRRPAIGGDETELSGKPAESDTAGEAIEALATDTTLSLIARLPQDQAEAVVLRVVVGLDAKTAAETLGKRPGAVRTAAHRGLKRLAELLGEDPESAGALDALPPQREPQDSAVTSASVTHMRPRTQKDM, from the coding sequence GTGCTGGGGGACGACGCGGAGTTGACTGCCGCGGTGCTTGCGGCACAGGACGGGGACGAGACCGCGTTCCGGACTGTGTACCGCGCGGTGCACCCGCGGCTGCTCGGATACGTCCGGACGCTGGTCGGTGATCCGGACGCCGAGGATGTGGCCTCCGAGGCCTGGCTCCAGATAGCCCGTGACCTGGACCGTTTCGACGGGGACGCGGACCGTTTCCGCGGCTGGGCCGCCCGTATAGCCCGCAACCGCGCCCTCGACCACATCCGGATGCGCGGCCGCCGCCCCGCCATCGGCGGCGACGAGACCGAGTTGTCCGGGAAGCCCGCCGAGTCGGACACCGCGGGCGAGGCCATCGAGGCGCTGGCCACCGACACCACCCTCTCGCTCATCGCCCGGCTGCCCCAGGATCAGGCCGAGGCCGTGGTGCTGCGCGTGGTGGTCGGCCTGGACGCCAAGACCGCCGCCGAGACCCTCGGCAAGCGTCCCGGCGCGGTACGGACGGCCGCGCACCGCGGTCTGAAACGGCTCGCCGAGCTCCTCGGCGAGGATCCGGAATCTGCCGGCGCGCTCGATGCCCTGCCGCCGCAGCGAGAACCGCAGGACAGTGCGGTGACGTCCGCGAGTGTGACGCATATGCGTCCGCGGACGCAGAAGGACATGTGA
- a CDS encoding AfsR/SARP family transcriptional regulator, with protein sequence MNIQLLGCVELHAADRKLVSISPAVGLLLAALAWSPNIFVSDQDVIDRIWEARPPLHPRNALYTLATRLRKALHTTNAEHGSCEVVRRQSGYVLAVEDETVDTYRFRALARKARSLAFRGEQEAALDLYEEAVAQWHGDPLCGIDATWAEAARATLRHEWRSVLLTSAELGLRLNRHNDYLPQLHDLVALHPHDERAVGLLMLALYQSGRVDEALLCFQTIRGKLIDALGDEPGPELRALHERILLRNQHTPSGPPRLDTLIQEPTGTLSIV encoded by the coding sequence GTGAACATTCAACTTCTCGGCTGTGTCGAACTGCATGCCGCGGACCGGAAGCTGGTTTCGATCTCTCCAGCGGTAGGTCTTCTGCTGGCGGCATTGGCCTGGTCGCCGAACATCTTCGTAAGTGACCAGGACGTCATCGACCGCATCTGGGAAGCCAGGCCCCCGCTCCATCCCCGGAACGCGCTGTACACGCTGGCTACCCGCCTCCGGAAGGCTCTTCACACCACCAATGCGGAACATGGCTCGTGTGAGGTGGTCAGGCGGCAGAGCGGGTATGTCCTGGCAGTCGAGGACGAGACCGTCGACACGTACCGCTTCCGTGCGCTGGCGCGGAAGGCAAGAAGTCTCGCTTTCCGCGGGGAGCAGGAAGCGGCCCTTGACCTCTACGAAGAGGCAGTGGCCCAGTGGCACGGCGATCCCCTCTGCGGGATAGACGCCACATGGGCAGAGGCTGCACGTGCGACGCTTCGCCACGAATGGCGTTCAGTCCTGCTGACCAGCGCGGAGTTGGGATTGCGCCTCAACCGCCACAACGACTACCTCCCTCAGCTTCACGATCTGGTCGCGCTGCACCCCCACGACGAGAGAGCAGTCGGCCTGTTGATGCTGGCGCTCTACCAGAGCGGACGAGTGGACGAGGCACTGCTGTGCTTCCAGACCATACGGGGCAAGCTGATCGATGCACTGGGCGACGAACCTGGCCCTGAACTGCGTGCCCTGCACGAACGGATCCTGCTCAGGAACCAGCACACCCCCTCTGGTCCGCCTCGCTTGGACACACTGATCCAAGAGCCCACAGGAACGCTGTCCATCGTCTAG
- a CDS encoding BTAD domain-containing putative transcriptional regulator, which yields MNIWQPRFRLLGPLEIRLDGLEIALTGRQRALCSLLLVSANRSVSVDRLVQGLLGDRSRGSSAGRVRALVAEIRRAFGVAGRDLLVTEKSGYAMRVAPADIDIYVFESLIKDGAQSVARGAWAEAYHCYDDAASLWRGDPFPDLSTSAEAERRRLVELHGAALEGRAQADLELGRYGAAIAELVRLSAEYPLREHPHALLMRALQRDGRTSEALEVYLALRGRLSRELGVEPSSELSALHQRLLAGVDSIATTRNAATREHSPRDTRVPHQLPRAPRFFVGRGTDVRQLDAWWRGGEDILLIVGPAGVGKTALALHWSHQVARGFPDGQLFLDMRGFDDGEPMTVEEALPLLLQGLGIAPRDVPVGLEAQTALYRTLLAERRVLVVLDDVADAALVRRLLPTAGGSLTLVTSRHKLSGLVTMDSAHRLMCDVLTPGAALKLLGNSVGSEVVAADPEAANRLISLCDHLPLALCVAGSWIGGRPGSISSYVDELAERGRLARLHVEGEESVAVRAALDLSYATLSDEASRVFRSLGLMPGTGRSVAAVAAGALLDEARVEDLLRRAQQVHLLRDTDRGRATWHDLVHEYARERALKEDNESDRRAAVERILDHYLQSAISAAEACKYYVPHVRPEAVEGAAPQEFRASDEAISWFDSEWDGIAVAIGYAAEHGPYRFAWQLVDALQDLFHHRRPLSDWVRLASLARKGAERGGDYIGQAAMGLALGHARWREGDFKGALREYGNCERLARRAGWLFGEAVSLQGRGVTLKLLGQPHEAPPYYKKSLAIYRRLGRVKSVRTMLINMASLYLALGQLADAEDAAVEGLSLLSQAGDHTHAMCLVNLGLVRQKQARFDEAVVALRASMVAAQNAGSVYAEAVALEALGRVRDDAGQGARAIQAFEDAITLAERVGNRNCQVDSLMGLASVKARAGFTHEAVTRLGTAREMAEQTGYHTGLIEILCLSGVLNCARERYDEAIAQLDRASEMAESGNPLTLPRIRTAAALALLCKGENVMALAAATEAADLASRSGQRLLHARALMAMAAALSASGEHGRAEEEQSAAQSLFEQIGVPHMQRVADSWRVPMAVEEPIGTRRRQQAEVPEDAHLRLEIFLARHFD from the coding sequence GTGAACATCTGGCAACCTCGGTTCCGGTTACTCGGGCCGCTGGAGATACGGCTGGACGGACTGGAGATCGCGCTGACCGGGCGGCAGCGTGCCCTGTGCTCCTTGTTGTTGGTGAGTGCCAACCGAAGCGTGTCCGTCGATCGTCTGGTCCAGGGGTTGCTGGGTGATCGTTCTCGCGGTTCGTCCGCTGGGCGAGTACGGGCCCTTGTCGCAGAGATCCGCCGCGCCTTCGGAGTGGCGGGGCGCGACCTCCTGGTGACCGAGAAGTCGGGCTACGCGATGAGGGTGGCGCCGGCTGACATTGACATATACGTGTTCGAGAGTCTGATCAAGGACGGAGCACAGTCGGTCGCGCGCGGTGCCTGGGCGGAGGCGTACCACTGTTATGACGATGCGGCTTCCCTGTGGCGGGGCGACCCTTTTCCGGATCTGTCGACCAGCGCGGAGGCGGAGCGTCGGCGCCTCGTCGAACTGCACGGAGCGGCTCTGGAGGGCAGAGCGCAGGCGGATCTGGAACTCGGTCGGTATGGCGCGGCCATCGCCGAGCTGGTCCGTCTCTCCGCTGAGTACCCGCTCCGGGAACATCCACATGCCCTGTTGATGCGAGCTCTGCAACGTGACGGTCGTACTTCCGAGGCGCTCGAGGTGTATCTGGCGTTGCGCGGCCGGTTGTCGAGGGAACTCGGCGTCGAACCCTCCAGCGAGCTGAGTGCCCTCCACCAAAGACTCCTCGCCGGTGTCGACTCGATCGCCACTACCCGGAATGCGGCCACGCGTGAGCACTCCCCTCGTGACACGCGAGTTCCGCACCAACTCCCACGCGCACCCCGCTTCTTCGTCGGACGCGGCACGGATGTCCGCCAGTTGGATGCCTGGTGGCGTGGCGGGGAGGACATCCTCCTGATTGTGGGACCCGCAGGAGTCGGGAAGACCGCGCTCGCTCTGCATTGGTCGCATCAGGTCGCCCGTGGCTTTCCCGATGGCCAACTCTTCTTGGACATGCGCGGGTTCGACGACGGCGAGCCGATGACGGTGGAGGAAGCGCTCCCCCTTCTCCTGCAGGGGCTTGGCATCGCTCCCCGTGATGTGCCTGTGGGTCTGGAGGCGCAAACCGCCCTGTATCGCACGCTGCTGGCGGAACGCCGGGTACTCGTCGTCCTCGACGACGTCGCGGACGCGGCTCTCGTGCGACGCCTGCTGCCCACCGCGGGTGGATCCCTGACGCTGGTCACCAGTCGGCACAAGCTGAGTGGCCTCGTAACCATGGACAGCGCACACAGGCTCATGTGCGATGTTCTGACGCCTGGCGCAGCCCTTAAGCTGTTGGGCAATTCGGTGGGCTCGGAAGTGGTCGCTGCAGATCCAGAGGCGGCCAACCGCCTGATTTCGCTCTGTGACCATCTCCCCCTGGCTTTGTGTGTGGCCGGCTCCTGGATAGGTGGCAGGCCCGGCAGTATCAGTTCGTACGTCGATGAGCTGGCGGAGCGCGGACGGCTGGCGCGGCTGCACGTCGAGGGGGAGGAAAGTGTGGCTGTCAGGGCCGCGCTCGATTTGTCGTACGCCACGTTGTCCGATGAGGCAAGCCGGGTGTTCCGGTCTCTTGGTCTCATGCCGGGAACCGGTCGCTCGGTCGCTGCCGTTGCCGCCGGCGCATTGCTGGATGAGGCACGTGTAGAGGACCTGTTGCGTCGCGCTCAGCAGGTGCATCTCTTGCGAGATACCGACCGTGGCCGTGCCACGTGGCATGACCTCGTGCACGAGTACGCCAGGGAGCGCGCGCTCAAGGAAGACAACGAGTCGGACCGGCGGGCAGCTGTTGAGCGCATCCTTGACCACTACCTTCAAAGCGCTATCAGTGCCGCCGAGGCATGTAAGTATTACGTTCCTCATGTCCGTCCGGAAGCAGTGGAAGGGGCGGCGCCACAGGAGTTCCGTGCATCAGATGAAGCGATTTCCTGGTTCGATAGTGAATGGGATGGCATTGCGGTAGCAATCGGATACGCCGCGGAACACGGACCGTATCGTTTCGCATGGCAGCTCGTGGATGCCTTGCAGGATCTCTTCCATCACAGGCGCCCCTTGTCTGACTGGGTACGGCTCGCTTCGTTGGCTCGAAAGGGCGCTGAGCGCGGAGGAGACTATATCGGCCAGGCCGCAATGGGCCTCGCCCTCGGACATGCTCGATGGCGAGAGGGAGACTTCAAGGGCGCTTTGCGGGAGTATGGGAACTGTGAGCGACTGGCTCGCCGAGCCGGATGGCTTTTTGGCGAGGCTGTGAGCCTTCAGGGAAGGGGGGTCACTCTTAAACTTCTGGGTCAGCCGCATGAGGCGCCACCCTATTACAAGAAGTCGCTCGCTATTTACCGACGTCTTGGCCGAGTGAAAAGCGTGAGAACCATGCTGATCAACATGGCATCCTTGTATCTCGCCCTCGGACAACTTGCCGACGCCGAGGACGCCGCGGTCGAGGGCCTGTCGCTCCTCAGTCAAGCGGGAGATCACACTCATGCCATGTGCCTGGTCAATCTGGGGCTCGTGCGGCAGAAGCAGGCAAGGTTCGACGAGGCCGTCGTAGCCTTGCGCGCTTCCATGGTCGCCGCACAGAACGCGGGCTCGGTCTATGCGGAGGCTGTGGCGCTGGAAGCGCTGGGCCGGGTGCGTGACGATGCTGGGCAGGGTGCCAGAGCGATCCAAGCGTTTGAGGATGCGATCACTCTGGCAGAGCGTGTCGGAAATCGTAATTGCCAGGTCGACTCCCTGATGGGTCTTGCCTCTGTGAAAGCCCGGGCGGGATTTACGCATGAGGCGGTCACTCGCCTCGGCACCGCCCGGGAAATGGCTGAGCAGACGGGTTACCACACGGGTCTTATCGAGATCCTTTGCTTGAGCGGTGTGCTCAACTGTGCTCGCGAGCGATACGATGAAGCGATAGCGCAGTTGGATAGGGCCTCCGAGATGGCCGAGTCCGGCAACCCTCTGACACTGCCACGCATTCGCACTGCAGCAGCACTGGCATTGCTGTGCAAGGGCGAGAACGTAATGGCCCTGGCCGCTGCTACCGAGGCCGCCGATCTTGCGAGTAGGTCAGGTCAAAGGCTTCTGCACGCCCGTGCCTTGATGGCTATGGCTGCCGCCCTTTCGGCCTCCGGGGAGCACGGGCGCGCCGAGGAGGAGCAGAGCGCTGCTCAGTCTCTTTTTGAACAGATTGGCGTTCCTCATATGCAGCGGGTGGCTGACTCCTGGCGCGTCCCGATGGCTGTGGAGGAACCGATCGGTACGAGGCGACGGCAGCAAGCGGAAGTTCCGGAAGATGCACACCTGCGGCTTGAGATCTTTCTGGCTCGTCACTTCGACTAG
- a CDS encoding ThiF family adenylyltransferase, which translates to MRRPTVKPEHTPHRFDDGTIRIGGELYGVAAEISDPCGWVWSALSLMDGANTLEFIEEELAAQHPSLGLEGAGRLVKDLLNSGYLEDAATTPPEGFTESEIERYSRNHAYFRRIDLRSGSDPWETQKRLKQSRVVMLGVGGTGSHAAWALAAVGVGTLHLVDPDRVEVSNLTRQALYSEADLNQPKAQKAVERLAEINSTGTFTYDIRKVDTEEGLRELVAGCDVFALCADEPRNDLIAKMTSRVCAALGVPWVVAGYNGPLVTVGVYGPAGPCFECVGAGEEAKLKPGWLPNMGGAGVLAPSAGISGQLIAHEVVSLLTGTSRVAPGYVRGLNLIAPDHVVNVRHPARPDCALCNP; encoded by the coding sequence GTGAGACGCCCAACAGTAAAGCCGGAGCACACGCCCCACCGGTTCGATGACGGAACGATCCGCATCGGGGGTGAGCTCTACGGAGTCGCGGCGGAGATTAGTGATCCCTGCGGCTGGGTCTGGTCGGCATTGAGCCTTATGGACGGCGCGAACACCCTCGAGTTCATTGAGGAAGAATTGGCCGCGCAACACCCGTCGTTGGGCTTGGAAGGTGCTGGCAGGCTGGTCAAGGATCTTCTCAATTCAGGGTATTTGGAAGACGCAGCCACAACCCCTCCCGAAGGTTTCACGGAATCTGAGATCGAGAGATACAGTCGCAATCATGCTTACTTTCGACGGATCGACCTGCGCTCGGGTAGTGATCCCTGGGAGACGCAGAAGCGGCTGAAGCAATCCCGGGTCGTGATGCTGGGAGTCGGTGGCACTGGAAGTCATGCCGCGTGGGCCCTGGCCGCCGTCGGGGTGGGCACTCTCCATCTCGTCGATCCGGACCGCGTCGAAGTGTCCAACCTGACCCGACAGGCCCTGTACAGCGAAGCTGACCTGAACCAGCCCAAAGCGCAGAAGGCCGTTGAGCGCCTCGCCGAGATCAACTCGACGGGAACCTTCACGTATGACATCCGGAAGGTGGACACGGAAGAGGGACTCAGGGAGCTGGTGGCGGGTTGCGACGTCTTCGCGCTATGTGCGGACGAACCCCGGAACGACCTCATCGCAAAAATGACGAGCCGGGTGTGTGCGGCGTTGGGTGTTCCCTGGGTGGTCGCCGGATACAACGGACCCCTGGTTACGGTCGGTGTCTATGGACCTGCGGGTCCCTGCTTCGAGTGCGTCGGTGCCGGAGAGGAGGCGAAACTCAAACCTGGCTGGCTCCCGAACATGGGGGGAGCAGGAGTACTGGCTCCTTCCGCTGGGATCTCCGGCCAACTGATCGCCCACGAAGTCGTATCACTGCTGACCGGCACCAGCAGGGTTGCCCCCGGATATGTGCGCGGGCTCAACCTCATCGCTCCCGACCACGTCGTCAACGTACGGCACCCGGCCCGTCCGGACTGCGCACTGTGCAATCCATGA
- a CDS encoding ABC transporter ATP-binding protein, with product MITKDSEESGEGASRFGRGGWPFLDLNPLRGALSLGFESAGYKLITYIVLDLASGAIPVAVGWLSKIIFDDLSRGASVQTLVTLAVGLALAGVVQAVIPHILEYLRAELERATGTLAQGRLFSSLALFVGLGPFENPSFLDKLRLAKQSGRSAPGAILQGSLGAVRSGITITGFLGSLFVLAPLMSAFIVAFALPVLVAEIALSRRRANMLWRITPRERREIFFDQMLSNVDAAKEIRLFGTGSFLLGRMQHERRAADDAKRSVDRHELLVQSVLAFLGALAAGFGLIWAIHAAMSGVLTMGDVAIFVAAVAGVQTSVAQLAGSIAKAHQALVMFRHYQEVSSAEPDLERAPEPLPVPRLANALELRDVWFRYSDDQPWVLKGVTLVIPQGRSLALVGLNGAGKSTLIKLLCRFYDPTRGAILWDGVDIRNFAPEELRQRMSAVFQDFMHYDLTARENIVLGDLGAMEEPTRVIEAARKAGVHQAIAAFPLGYDTLVTRTFFAGSDNDDTTSGVLLSGGQMQRLALARALVRDRRDFLILDEPAAGLDAEAEHELHSQLRDFRQGRTSLLISHRLGSVREADQIAVLSDGCIVEQGDHLTLMAGSGVYSRLFAVQAAGYTEDSVSKLTVKASQ from the coding sequence ATGATCACAAAAGATTCAGAGGAATCCGGTGAAGGCGCATCTCGTTTCGGTCGAGGCGGATGGCCTTTCCTTGACCTGAACCCACTTCGAGGCGCCCTGTCCCTTGGCTTCGAATCCGCCGGCTACAAGTTGATCACGTATATCGTGCTGGATCTCGCCAGCGGCGCTATTCCAGTCGCTGTTGGTTGGCTCAGTAAGATCATATTTGATGACCTCAGTCGTGGGGCGTCCGTCCAGACTCTGGTCACACTGGCTGTCGGTCTCGCGCTTGCCGGAGTCGTCCAGGCGGTCATTCCTCATATCCTCGAGTACCTTCGGGCTGAGTTGGAACGTGCCACTGGAACACTCGCTCAAGGCAGACTCTTCTCCTCCTTGGCTCTATTTGTCGGCTTGGGGCCATTCGAGAATCCCTCCTTCTTGGACAAGCTTCGCCTGGCCAAGCAATCAGGCAGAAGCGCCCCGGGAGCGATTCTGCAAGGCTCACTGGGGGCGGTCCGGTCGGGCATCACCATCACTGGATTCCTGGGTTCGCTCTTCGTCCTGGCACCACTGATGTCTGCGTTTATTGTCGCTTTCGCGCTGCCTGTGCTGGTTGCGGAAATCGCGCTTTCTCGTCGTCGAGCAAACATGCTTTGGCGTATCACTCCGAGGGAGAGGCGCGAGATCTTCTTCGATCAGATGCTCTCCAACGTAGATGCCGCCAAAGAGATACGTCTGTTCGGAACCGGTTCCTTTCTCTTGGGCCGTATGCAGCATGAGCGCCGAGCGGCTGACGATGCCAAGCGGTCAGTTGACCGCCACGAGCTTCTCGTCCAATCAGTGCTGGCTTTCCTCGGTGCACTCGCCGCCGGCTTCGGACTGATCTGGGCTATCCATGCAGCGATGTCCGGCGTACTGACCATGGGAGACGTTGCGATTTTCGTGGCGGCCGTAGCAGGTGTGCAGACGTCGGTTGCGCAGCTCGCTGGAAGCATCGCAAAAGCACATCAAGCCTTGGTCATGTTCAGGCACTACCAGGAAGTGAGTTCCGCCGAGCCGGACCTGGAGCGTGCACCTGAGCCACTGCCGGTACCCCGTCTGGCGAACGCGCTGGAGCTCCGCGACGTCTGGTTCCGCTACAGCGACGATCAACCGTGGGTTCTCAAAGGCGTCACTCTCGTAATTCCTCAAGGCCGTAGCTTGGCGCTGGTCGGCCTGAACGGCGCAGGGAAATCGACCCTGATAAAACTTTTGTGCCGCTTCTATGATCCGACTCGCGGTGCGATTCTTTGGGACGGCGTCGACATCCGGAATTTTGCACCCGAAGAGTTGCGTCAAAGAATGAGTGCAGTATTCCAGGACTTCATGCACTACGATCTGACTGCCCGGGAAAACATAGTCCTCGGGGACCTCGGTGCAATGGAAGAACCCACCAGGGTGATCGAAGCGGCACGCAAGGCGGGGGTGCATCAGGCTATCGCGGCCTTCCCGCTCGGCTATGACACGCTGGTTACGCGCACGTTTTTCGCAGGTTCCGACAACGACGACACCACTTCCGGTGTTCTCCTGTCCGGTGGCCAGATGCAACGGCTGGCTCTGGCTCGCGCCTTGGTGCGAGACCGACGGGACTTTCTGATTCTCGATGAACCTGCGGCAGGGCTGGACGCAGAGGCTGAACATGAACTGCACTCTCAATTGCGAGATTTTCGCCAAGGTCGTACAAGCCTCCTCATATCGCACCGGCTCGGTTCTGTCCGTGAGGCTGATCAGATCGCCGTGCTGTCCGACGGGTGCATTGTGGAGCAGGGTGACCATCTCACCCTGATGGCGGGCAGCGGTGTATACTCTCGACTCTTTGCTGTCCAAGCTGCCGGATACACCGAAGACTCGGTGTCCAAGCTAACAGTGAAGGCATCACAGTGA
- a CDS encoding MauE/DoxX family redox-associated membrane protein, with the protein MNAVDVFGRLCLLATFAWSATPKIVNFADFRRHVTTTIPGIGFFASPLAASVIATELGASLCLMVYPLRIIGLAGAAFLLTSFTVYLFAVMRIRPGTSCGCVGTDGTAVSGAHLVRNLILLVACGVTWWATADSAGPSLSDYAVLAAPATAVAIAVLHLGELAALLRPAATD; encoded by the coding sequence ATGAACGCGGTAGATGTCTTCGGGCGGTTGTGCTTGCTTGCGACGTTCGCATGGTCAGCAACCCCAAAAATTGTGAACTTCGCAGACTTTCGCCGGCATGTGACGACCACTATCCCGGGCATTGGTTTCTTTGCAAGCCCGTTGGCGGCTTCGGTAATCGCAACGGAGTTGGGCGCCAGCCTATGTTTGATGGTGTATCCGTTGAGGATCATCGGTTTGGCCGGCGCCGCCTTCCTCCTGACTTCCTTCACTGTGTACCTGTTTGCTGTCATGCGGATCAGGCCGGGAACGTCGTGTGGATGTGTGGGAACTGATGGCACTGCGGTCTCTGGTGCTCATCTGGTACGAAATTTGATCCTCTTGGTTGCTTGTGGCGTCACCTGGTGGGCGACTGCTGATTCGGCTGGTCCGTCCCTGTCCGACTATGCCGTATTGGCAGCGCCGGCAACTGCCGTGGCTATCGCCGTGCTTCACCTGGGAGAGTTGGCTGCGCTTCTCCGTCCCGCAGCTACCGACTGA
- a CDS encoding RNA polymerase sigma factor produces MGQGGEPRRAQAYDGELGAAVARAQEGDETAFAVAYRLVQPGLLGYLRGLVGEDAEDVASDAWLEIARDLGRFRGDGAGFRGWTATIARHRALDHLRRQKVRPRSAAALEQDMLDLAGPYSTHDQALESLSTEYALELVRGLPRDQAEAVLLRVVVGLDGPAAARVLGKRPGAVRTAAYRGLKRLAQQLGVESVTDDGSRTLGEST; encoded by the coding sequence TTGGGCCAGGGAGGGGAACCCCGCCGCGCGCAGGCGTACGACGGGGAACTGGGCGCGGCCGTCGCGCGGGCCCAGGAGGGCGACGAGACCGCCTTCGCGGTGGCCTACCGGTTGGTACAGCCCGGACTGCTCGGGTATCTGCGCGGGCTGGTCGGGGAGGACGCGGAGGACGTGGCGTCGGACGCCTGGCTGGAGATCGCCCGGGACCTGGGCCGGTTCCGGGGGGACGGGGCGGGCTTCCGGGGCTGGACCGCGACCATTGCCCGGCACCGGGCCCTGGACCATCTGCGCCGGCAGAAGGTGCGGCCCCGGTCGGCGGCGGCGCTGGAGCAGGACATGCTGGACCTGGCAGGGCCGTACAGCACCCACGACCAGGCGCTGGAGTCGCTCTCCACCGAGTACGCCCTGGAACTGGTCCGGGGGTTGCCTCGGGACCAGGCCGAGGCGGTGCTGCTACGGGTGGTGGTGGGACTGGACGGTCCCGCCGCGGCACGCGTCCTCGGCAAGCGGCCCGGTGCGGTGCGCACGGCCGCGTACCGGGGTCTGAAGCGGCTGGCGCAGCAGCTCGGCGTCGAGAGTGTGACGGATGACGGCTCCCGGACGCTGGGGGAGTCGACATGA